In Zonotrichia albicollis isolate bZonAlb1 chromosome 5, bZonAlb1.hap1, whole genome shotgun sequence, the genomic window AGAAGAGCCCATCAGACCCTAAATTGGACCATCCTGATCCTCCCCACTCATTATCCATGCCCGGAGATGCCGGTGTGCTGCAAGCAGCGCCCGAGCACTAAACCCAAGCACAGCACGGAGCAGAGAGAAAACGCAGGGATGCGTGGGAGGGTCCTGGCGCGGCTCTTTGACATCCTCGCAAGTGTTCCCAAACGGAGTTGCTCCATGTATAATTTATAGGCTTCCCTTTGTCCTTGTGGCTCGTCTCTGATCTCGGGAAGGCCGAGGGTGCTCCGGCGAGGCCCCGCTGAGTGACAGCGCCGCGTTTGCTGCGTCGGCAGGGGAGCGGCCCCGTCCCACGCTGCGGCAGCCGCGCCTCGCCCCGGGCCCGGTGCAGCATCACGGGGCCGGTTCTGCTTTCAAACCGTGCCAGCCGCGctgctgccccgtgcccggcgcTCGGAGCAGTTCCAGCACCCATCGAGGATGCTCCGGAGCGGGCTGGCACACTCGGGCTTCTCTGGGCTCCAGAtgtgcccagcagggccctgtgccCTCCCTCGTTGCCCTCTTGCTGCCGGGCACGCCAAGCACGTGGGTGACCCCACGTCCGTGACGAGGCATCAAGGGTGGCTCATATATCGCGGATATCGCGACAGGCGGtgcccaggccagcttgggtcAACAGGGATGAAGCGAGGACGAGCGGCtctggctccagccccagccagctcagctcgCTGCTCCGCCTGTTGCTGCCCATACTAACGAGCAGCCCCATCCCGTCTGTCTCGTCCTGCCTCGCAGACATCTCCGGGtgtctgggcacagctccaagCTCGGTAGCGGAGCGTGGAGCAGCATCCCGACGAACCGGGAGCGGGGcgtgcggggccgggctgggcgggGAAAGGCTCTGAGAGCCCCCCGGCTCCGCTGGGGCAGCGCTGCGAGTTTGGCTGTGCCGGCGCTGGGGACTccgggctgctctgctgagTCAGCGCTTCGTGCCAGCAGGAGCGAGGCAAGGCAGGGAGGGGACCGGGGGTGTCGGAGCCGTGTGTCCGTCCGCACTGAGGGTCCCGCCTCGGCGTGCGGGGACGCTGCGGGGGCACCGGGCTGTGCTCTGGGGATGGGGGACACGGGACACGGTGTGGTGCAACAAAGCTGAACCGCTGCTCGCTGCGGATGGAATCTCTGGGTCTGGCCGCGGCCCAGAAGGAGCTGACGGCCTCCCCTGCACCTGGTGCGCCCCGTGCTGCCGGTGCCCGGGCAGGGTGACGGGCTGGCAGGGGGGGGTGCTGGGGGTACGTCTGGGACAGGGCAGCAGAGGGGTTCCCCTTGCGGCTGTGGGGAGtgagagccctgcagggccgtGCGAGGACAATGGCAGGGACGGGGACAATGGCAGGGATGCAATCCCTGGGTACAATCCCCCCTGTGACCCCGGGTGCTGCCGCTGTGCCGCCTGTGAAGTGCTGCCGGTGTCAGTGACACCCCCGGGCCTTACACAAGGTTCTCCCTCCTGCTGGTTCCCATGTGTCTCAAGTGTCCCCAAGCCACAGTGTCACTACTGCTCACAGAGCTGGTCCCCCatgcctgcagcacctctgATGCCCAATCCGGCCACAGCCACACGTGGCatgtcccctgtgtcaccctggccGTGCCCCTGGCAGGATGGACCCCATGTCCAATCCGGCCACAGCCACACGTGGCatgtcccctgtgtcaccctggccATGCCCCATGCCCGTCCTGCCATGTGCCGTGCTGGATGGGTGCCCCACGCCTTGCCCATGCCCGCAGAGCTGGAGCCCGTGCCCGGCGGATGCCCCGTgtccgtccgtctgtccgtccctCACGCACAGCCGCCCCTTGCCCTGGCCCCGGCCCTGCCCTCCCGCTGCCCGCGCCCCGCACACACGAGGCACCAGCCCCGGCGAGGCAGAGCTATTTTTAACAGCCGCTTCTGCTTGATTTGAGCTGTGAACTCGGAACGTGTTTATGCTAAAGggctttcttttcccttctccctttgtGCTGAGGAGGCAGCGCCGCAGATCAAAGCCTGTCTCTTcgcgtttgctgatgctgggctgggagggagccgAGCCGGGAGAGGCCGGCACTTCCACGGGGACACTCGTGTCCTGGGGGGCCGCGGTGGCGTGGCCGGCTCTGACGCACCTCTCTTTGTCCCCGCAGGTCCGGGAGCCATGGGCGGGCACGGCGGGCACCGGGCGGCCCCGAGCGGGCGGCGCTGAGCCCGAGCGGCCCCGAGCCCGAGCGGCGGGACCATGAGCGGCTGCGGGCGCCGGCGGGGAGCGGCGGAACCGGGCTCGGCCGTCGGGGCGGCGCTCCGGGGGCTGTAGGGCAGGGCGGCGGGCAGCAATGCCCTGCGGCCCCGAGCCCACCTCCCGCCCAGCATCCGCGGGATGAGGCTGCCCGCCGGCCCAGCAGCTCCGGGGAACGGcggcagcccagggctcgggccCCGCGGCGCTGAGCCATGGTCAGCCGTgagcccgtgcccggcccggcccccgccgGCGAGGGCAGCCAGGAGAAAGCCATGACGGTGCGCTCGGTGCTGCTCAACCGCGACTCGCCCGACATCGAGAGCCGCCTCAAGCGCCGGCGAAACCGCACGCAGCAGGTCCGCTTCAAGGACCTGGTGGAGgccggcgcggggcgggcggaCAGCCCCGGGCCCCCGGCCGGCCCCGGCCACAACACCCCACGTGCCTCGCcgccccccagggacccccctgAGCCGGCGGCTCTCCGTGCCTCGCGGCGCAGCTGGCCCCAGGCGCAGCCCGGCTCGCTGACGCTGCCCATGCCCAGGAAGGCGTGCATGAGCACCGCCATCCAGACCTCCCCCAGCCTCCAGAAGCCCTTCccggccccccagccccgcagtAAAAGCGTCTGCGATGTGGCGGAGGATGCGGTGCCGCCCGCCGCGGCGAGCGCCCGGTGCCCGGGAGCGGCCGTGCCCACCGTGCCCGGCTGGGCCGCGCCCCCGCGGGCCCCCGGTGGCCTCCCCGGCCACGATCGCAGCGCTGCCCTCGCCCAGCACGCCAAGGCGCGCCGCACCCCGCCGCCGCCaccacccagggaccccccaccCCCTTACCAGGGCGCTGCCCGCTGCGCCCCTCCGGTGCCAAGCTGCGCCCCCGAGCCCTGCCCGCcgcccccagcctgtgcccagctccgCGGGAGCCCCCGGGGCAACCACGGCGTCACCCCCCGGCCGGCCTCCGTGCCCTGCGGCCAGCCCCGGCCGCCCGCCGAGCACCGGGGGCTCGGCCGCAGCGACTCGGAGCGGAGCCTGCCCTGCGGGCGCGCCCCGTGCCCGCCCTCGCCGCAGCGGCGGCAGCCCGTCCCCGCCACGGACACC contains:
- the LOC141729090 gene encoding uncharacterized protein LOC141729090, producing the protein MVSREPVPGPAPAGEGSQEKAMTVRSVLLNRDSPDIESRLKRRRNRTQQVRFKDLVEAGAGRADSPGPPAGPGHNTPRASPPPRDPPEPAALRASRRSWPQAQPGSLTLPMPRKACMSTAIQTSPSLQKPFPAPQPRSKSVCDVAEDAVPPAAASARCPGAAVPTVPGWAAPPRAPGGLPGHDRSAALAQHAKARRTPPPPPPRDPPPPYQGAARCAPPVPSCAPEPCPPPPACAQLRGSPRGNHGVTPRPASVPCGQPRPPAEHRGLGRSDSERSLPCGRAPCPPSPQRRQPVPATDTHGPLRQPPQGNPPRDPPAPQHQLCAAIWGGPCCASPAPVPPAPPGWHGSDTTPATPGTCSRLRAAQAGHGWAGPEGTGEPPPPTATQGPGVGTRAEPPRHGQPRPAAEQPDTLHHVQDLLQLVVVAKGPVGPPARAEDARTSQGEGPRGPGEQGDLHSQLQSLEGVLETSQQTIRVLLDVIQDLEKKEAQRDGRHSYRTGQDIANCGTCRDCACIIYSVEHDFRQQEGRFQRVLSHIEGDAGPSSPPTALGAAGVALGAAGTPSPPRQELSPVSRLPAKLDVKKSRRKCFWFL